In the genome of Brachypodium distachyon strain Bd21 chromosome 3, Brachypodium_distachyon_v3.0, whole genome shotgun sequence, the window gCCTATCATCAGGCTTTATGGCATTGGTTCATAGGCTGACTATCATGTTGTCTTTAGTtgtaaattttctttttcttgacgATTCCAtagcaaagcacgggcatAAAGCTAGTCTGTAAAAAATTACTAGCTGCATTCAGCCATCCTGTGGACGACCAATACCTTTGTCCATTAGCACCACCAAATTCCATTGGTGGATGGCACTGCACACTCTGGAGGGGAAGAAAGGAAAGCATGGATTGTTCTTTGTTGGCATAAAAACTTGAAATCGTAGTAGGTCAGGACCACCATTGTACTCTACCAGCCATATATATGATGATGCGCTTGGTGAGTGTCCTGAGACTATAAAGCCCGAATCTCCTTGGGCCCAACACCACCGTGTCTTTCCATCCTCCCAATACCAAGTAGTTCCAAAAACTAAAGGGGGGGCCTGAGTGGAAAGGATGTGCCTGCTCTTTTCCATGCAGATTTGGGTTCAGCAATGACCAAGGGGATCTCGTGAGGTCATTGGGCTCTTGCAAGTGGGGAGAAAAAGGGAGATCTAGGAAGGACTTAGTGGcccaccttttttttccacgAGGGGGAGCTCATGGATTGGAGAGGGAAAGTGATCTGAGTTGGTCTCAAAATCTTGCGGAAGATCACGAGTTGTGTACTCTCCACTCAATCGGCAATGCGGCATTTTGTTACTGCATGATGGCATCCTGACTCTGCTCGTGCTTACAGAACAAATCGGTGTAGGAGATCGGGTTGGTCACTAGGAATATGGGTGTCATAAGGCTTGCGTGGTTCTTATCTTTGTTTCTGCAAGCTTTCTGTTGAAACTCTTTAGAACAATAATGTTAGTCGGTTTCACGTGCTTAGTGGTTTGTTTGCAAGGTTTAGGGCAGATCTAGGCATGATACAATGAAGTTTATCTGCTTAATTATGCAAGTAAATTAAGGAATTTATTTCATGCCACACTTGGTAGACGGCTAGAGTATATTTTTTCCATAAAGAACTAGAGTATACTTCATGTCATATCTTCTTTCATGTAGAAACTTTTAGTGGAGAAGTGCTTTTTCAGTACAATTTCTGTTATTTTTCGAGCACTCTTATCTAGGGATTTAGAAAGGGAAGAATTTTAGTGCCGTCATGGTGCAGTAGGTATCCAGATATTGACTTAACGTTCATATATGATATGATGATTTGAAGGCTGTGGTGCTTGGCAGCATAGTGGAAGAAATCTCTGCTGATATTGCATTTATCCTTCTTTTGTTAAGACCTTGCAGCTCCGGACGAGCAATTTCAGCGATTTGACACTGCTATAGGATTCTATTCTTGACATTTCTAATGAGCTGACTGGATTATTCTTCGCACTTTAGCAGCAGATTGCGTCAAATGAAGACAAGCTAACACATTATGTTGAGAGAATCAATGTTAAAGGTTTGGATTTGTCAACTGCAATctatcaaaagaaaatatttagtTATTGTAAACCCTATGCATATGTAGCTGTACTATATTTAAGGTTGAGGAAAGTCGCGACAAtctttatgggacggaggggtAAAATAACAACTAGGAAAAAGGGTAAAATAACAACTAGGAAGTCAACCATGTTTTGGTCCCTGGGCCTACATTAATTGGTGTTACTTAATGGTGTCCTCGAAGTTCCTTTCTATATTAGAAGCAAGCAATCAGGTATCCCTCCAACATCATCATTTGGTTTTGGTGCATAATTTCTAtctattttccttttccttcacAATATAAATGGACTTTGCACTTGGTATAATTTTCATTACAGCTCGTGGATTCCAGCCACGCAACACACGGACTGATGGGCATCCTCCTTGACGTGGGTGGTGGCCAATCTTCGTCAGTGAGGCCCCTGTAAACAGTATCACACAACAGTAAGCCTGCGAAAGATTCGGTATCTAGGGCTGAGCTGAGCCCTACATACATGCCCCAGTTCGTGATCAATGGTCAAGGGTAACAGGAGGAGCCACGGTGATCGGTTCACCTTAAAAGACTGTACAGGTGGTTCACAGAACAACCGGGGTGAGGAAGATGATCCGGCTTTCCTTTCGATAATTAATCTGAGTAAGATATTTTACTCCATAGGCCACTTCCATGTGTTGATGGATCATATTTTAATGCATATGCTTGATAatatactactagtactaaCTTGAGAGTTAAGAGGGAGATGGAGCTGATAAAATAAAACCAGATGGACCTCATTTAAGTATAGTTCCAAAACAGAAAGGAGGGTGCAGTGTGAAGGAAATCTATATTGTCTTTGCCCTTCTTCCTTTTGACAGGGAGGAGTCCCCTCCCTGCACTTGTCCTTTTTCTCTAACCTCATTTATATTGCGCGGCTTTGTTTCagctgcttcctcctcctctgcctctctCTCTGTAGTGTGTATATGAGAAAAAGACTGCTCAGGGGAGggggagaaagagaagagggTTGAAGATCACATGGTGGCCTTTTTTTGGGTATGTGACAGCTTCTTCATTTAGTCTTTTAGTGCTTCCTTTTATCTCCTCCTCATGAAACCCCTTTCAAAACCTCAAATCGCCTCATCAGCTGCAGAGTTCCTTCTCATACTAGCTCCTttcttcatcctctcgccTTTGCCCCATATAATGCTCTGATCCTTGTTCCagcctcctccctccttcaAACTACACGGTGTGGTACTGCTGGTAATACAtacacctctctctctctctcctcctaCCAACCTCCCATAGTTGTGCAAGAATCACTAACGCACGCCATGGAGATTGCCATGGTCTGCACAAGAGTTAACCTgctcatcctcatcctctctctctgctcGCCATACAAGTTCATTCAGAGCCCCATGGACTTTGGTCCTTTGAACCTcctccccaccaccaccactgcATCCAGTGATTTTGGTAGGATCCTCTTCCACTCCCCATCTGCAGTGTTGAAGCCCCAGTCTCCAAGGGACATATCCCTGCTTCTCAGCTTCCTCTCTGCCTCATCTCTAAGCAAGGTGACAGTAGCAGCCAGGGGTGCGGGTCACTCCATTCATGGCCAGGCCCAGGCCCTTGATGGCATTGTGGTGGAGATGTGTTCCTTGCCTTCTGAGATAGAGTTCcacgaaggaggaggaggagatatTTCTTATGCTGATGTGAGTGGTGGAGCTATGTGGATAGAGCTCCTGGAGCAGAGCTTGAAGCTTGGCCTGGCTCCAAGGTCTTGGACTGATTACCTCTATCTCACCATTGGCGGAACTCTGTCCAATGCCGGCATCAGTGGACAGACATTCAAGCATGGGCCTCAGATTAGCAATGTTCTACAGCTGGAGGTAGTCACAGGTAAGATAAATGCATGGATGAGGGGAATAAAAGGACAAAATCTTATTTGGCTTTTGGCTCTGTCTTCCTTGGCCAACATCTCTTAATTGATGGGCAGTAGATTTTCTGTTCCTCATTGTTTAACAGGCAGGGGGGAGATTGTGACATGCTCACCCACTAAGGATGCAGAGCTATTTAATGCTGTTCTGGGAGGCCTTGGCCAGTTTGGCATCATAACTAGGGCAAGGATCCTGCTCCAGGAAGCTCCGCAGAAAGTATGTACGCAGCTTTAGAACTGTCATGCTCTCATTAGTGTAAGTTTATGACATGCATAGATAATTAACCAAACGTTTCTTTAAACTTCATGTAGGTGAAGTGGGTGAGAGCCTTCTATGATGATTTCGACATCTTCACCGAAGACCAGGAGTTGCTGGTATCAATGCCGGATTTGGTGGACTATGTTGAAGGTTTCATCGTCTTGAATGAACAATCCCTTCGCAGCTCCTCCATCGCCTTCCCTGCAAA includes:
- the LOC100834512 gene encoding cytokinin dehydrogenase 3: MEIAMVCTRVNLLILILSLCSPYKFIQSPMDFGPLNLLPTTTTASSDFGRILFHSPSAVLKPQSPRDISLLLSFLSASSLSKVTVAARGAGHSIHGQAQALDGIVVEMCSLPSEIEFHEGGGGDISYADVSGGAMWIELLEQSLKLGLAPRSWTDYLYLTIGGTLSNAGISGQTFKHGPQISNVLQLEVVTGRGEIVTCSPTKDAELFNAVLGGLGQFGIITRARILLQEAPQKVKWVRAFYDDFDIFTEDQELLVSMPDLVDYVEGFIVLNEQSLRSSSIAFPANMDFNPDFGTNSWPKIYYCIEFAVHDYQHDNTNVEQVVEVISRQMSHIASHLYSVEVSYFDFLNRVRMEEMSLRNSGLWDVHHPWLNMFVPKAGIQDLRDLLMDNISPDNFEGLILIYPLLRDKWGTNTSVVLPESGSDQVMYVVGILRSANPDEGCSHHCLQELLRHHRHVANTAGARIGAKQYLAHHPTPAGWHRHFGRRWELFADRKTRFDPLAILGPGQGIFPKGSDAVYAS